A window of the Aquipuribacter hungaricus genome harbors these coding sequences:
- a CDS encoding DUF3105 domain-containing protein, giving the protein MPNPVEDRQARLAKMQAAQKNAERRRSFLVIGLASLLAIALIGVVAVVIVQSERERAAVEAEAESEIEGVEITDDLTQNHVETDVAYAQDPPVGGDHLPAPRWQDCGFYDAPVQEEAAVHSLEHGAVWITHSPDLPADQVARLEELSGENNYLLVSPREDLPSDVVLSAWGAQLQLDSVDDERVPVFLTKYLQGEQTPEPGAACSGGVTATL; this is encoded by the coding sequence GTGCCCAACCCCGTCGAGGACCGTCAGGCCCGCCTGGCCAAGATGCAGGCTGCCCAGAAGAACGCGGAGCGACGCCGCTCGTTCCTCGTCATCGGGCTCGCCTCGCTGCTGGCCATCGCCCTCATCGGGGTCGTCGCGGTCGTCATCGTGCAGTCGGAGCGGGAGCGCGCCGCCGTCGAGGCCGAGGCCGAGTCCGAGATCGAGGGCGTCGAGATCACCGACGACCTCACGCAGAACCACGTCGAGACCGACGTCGCCTACGCACAGGACCCGCCTGTCGGCGGCGACCACCTGCCGGCCCCCCGCTGGCAGGACTGCGGCTTCTACGACGCCCCCGTGCAGGAGGAGGCCGCCGTGCACTCCCTCGAGCACGGCGCGGTGTGGATCACCCACTCCCCCGACCTGCCCGCCGACCAGGTGGCCCGGCTCGAGGAGCTGTCCGGGGAGAACAACTACCTGCTGGTCTCCCCCCGCGAGGACCTGCCCTCCGACGTCGTGCTCAGCGCCTGGGGCGCCCAGCTCCAGCTGGACTCCGTCGACGACGAGCGCGTCCCGGTCTTCCTCACCAAGTACCTGCAGGGCGAGCAGACCCCCGAGCCCGGCGCGGCCTGCTCCGGCGGCGTGACCGCGACCCTCTGA